Proteins encoded in a region of the Magallana gigas chromosome 8, xbMagGiga1.1, whole genome shotgun sequence genome:
- the LOC105335260 gene encoding ADP-ribosylhydrolase ARH3: MSKNVILSKFKGALVGAVLGDCIGSEFEGLWAKSIGVEKVLKSIGKLESEYDPATDGREADKQDKLLRDYTDDTAMARSVAQSLIENKGFDAKHMAKMFSEEYFKDPYRGYGGSIITVFSKLKDAEFTDPYKPAAEQFDGEGSYGNGGAMRIVPAPLFAYRQNDVQHLTELVEQITKITHSHPSAINGAIFQSFAVDLALRGSKEVDTGAFCDELQKRIMEREKKVTEKIKKRKLEEVEAEEDKEATHFDFPYASITDDIRKYALQEDLPSTEEITGNLGTDISAYRSVPTAVYSFLRASKHIDKLEDRNSFEKTIIYAITLGGDTDTIATMAGAIAGACYGIEAIPKSWQASCESVEDALKFAEQLYDLSSTSE, from the exons atgtcgaaaaatgttattctttcaaaatttaaaggCGCCTTGGTTGGTGCTGTGTTGGGCGATTGCATCGGTTCAGAGTTTGAGGGTTTATGGGCAAAAAGTATTGGAGTGGAAAAAGTCTTAAAAAGTATCGGTAAATTGGAGTCGGAATATGATCCTGCAACAG ATGGCAGAGAGGCTGACAAACAAGACAAGCTATTACGGGATTACACAGATGATACAGCTATGGCCAGGAGTGTAGCCCAGTCTCTGATTGAAAATAAAGGCTTTGATGCAAAACACATGGCAAAAAT GTTTTCTGAAGAATATTTTAAGGACCCGTACCGAGGTTATGGGGGTAGTATCATCACTGTGTTCTCCAAGCTGAAGGATGCAGAATTCACAGATCCATATAAGCCAGCAGCAGAACAGTTTGACGGGGAAGGTTCGTACGGAAATGGAGGGGCTATGAGGATCGTTCCAGCCCCACTGTTTGCCTACAGACAAAATGATGTTCAGCATTTGACA gAATTAGTTGAACAAATAACTAAGATAACACACTCCCACCCCTCAGCAATAAATGGTGCAATATTCCAAAGCTTTGCGGTAGATCTGGCATTAAGAGGATCAAAGGAGGTGGATACAGGAGCATTCTGTGACGAACTGCAGAAGAGAATAatggaaagagaaaaaaaagtcaCCGAGAAGATCAAAAAAAGGAAACTAGAGGAGGTTGAAGCAGAGGAGGACAA GGAAGCAACACATTTTGATTTTCCCTATGCAAGCATCACAGACGACATAAGGAAATATGCCTTACAAGAGGACTTACCTTCCACGGAGGAAATCACAGGGAACTTGG GAACTGATATTTCAGCCTACAGATCGGTTCCAACAGCTGTTTATTCATTTCTGAGAGCATCAAAACACATTGACAAACTGGAG gACAGAAACTCGTTTGAAAAGACCATCATTTATGCCATTACCCTGGGAGGTGACACAGACACCATAGCAACAATGGCAGGTGCTATAGCAGGTGCTTGCTATGGCATAGAGGCTATTCCAAAATCCTGGCAAGCTAGCTGTGAATCTGTGGAGGATGCCCTGAAGTTTGCAGAACAGCTTTATGACCTGTCCTCAACCAGTGAATGA
- the LOC105335258 gene encoding TATA box-binding protein-associated factor RNA polymerase I subunit B has translation MPVCETCEGEDYEEIDGFFYCTTCQTQSQAFRVEELEDDFNTQPSRSLRLKAKTVKTKSTRQLTDIEKEFGRPWHTYEAYQKVIKKQVKTLIAMGADPALKDVVFRIWCKYLSLTGIAFPEDQAKQKTVFSGFQRNREVYPPTIENPVVPLVRSKKKRLQKFGLSVSKIRRLQEQQVMMETLKGKEFYEGDNPLEELSINGDSESDEDFLGSEENCIVERKEVTIMVRTQWMSMFKTLCFCLLGMRILKCLVTASDIVRWVKQGLLPYMQVSTTLPANMKFCFLDNNAFQTKVPRVDKMYKTTQKLLDYLELRDVQIQVPTPVLISKFIVLLNLPAELHGFCQRLHMMRVEKIKEQEGIEICESNEVLAMMCIITTLQLMLGLNDRMEWELSKCAKQIMEIPGFEHRLFCWDQWVSYTTDHKLSGTYSCVLTAQFDPRSVKDIDRYVEELKSLKKNVRKMNDNCRKRCENRLVREETISAIKRPINLLLEKVKEKEKRHPKPGSGRESMAAELLEKDPMGYFMGEYDEKLMAESEPETISFKPCSLKYITQPRSFVQELENCGLDESTIYSSCLESSDEDDNKESDNEKCDENDEDFHQLSSSRRRNKKEKKTRVREKLSRIVDLNQSGNEKFDKKKLLEISDIVLSVHKNFPLVDPMNASTNQSASLQWLIQICAEVIQCSVEVLQSELVRFQISMFGEDDTLQTNRREFLQDVANQT, from the exons ATGCCAGTCTGTGAAACATGCGAAGGCGAGGACTATGAAGAAATTGATGGTTTCTTTTATTGCACAACGTGTCAAACACAATCTCAG GCTTTTCGTGTAGAAGAGTTGGAGGATGACTTTAATACCCAACCGTCAAGGTCATTGCGGCTCAAAGCAAAAACGGTCAAGACAAAGTCAACTCGGCAACTGACAGACATAG AGAAAGAGTTTGGTCGACCATGGCACACATATGAAGCTTACCAAAAAGTTATCAAAAAGCAAGTGAAAACTCTTATTGCAATGGGAGCAGACCCTGCTTTAAAG GATGTAGTTTTCAGGATCTGGTGTAAATATCTCTCCCTCACTGGGATAGCATTCCCAGAGGATCAAGCCAAACAAAAAACTGTATTCTCAGGATTCCAAAGAAAtag AGAAGTATACCCACCTACCATAGAGAATCCAGTTGTTCCTTTGGTCAGGTCCAAGAAGAAACGTCTACAAAAATTTGGACTGTCGGTCTCCAAGATCAGAAGGCTGCAG GAGCAACAAGTGATGATGGAAACCCTGAAGGGTAAAGAGTTTTACGAGGGAGACAACCCACTGGAGGAGTTGTCAATCAATGGAGATTCAGAGAGCGATGAGGACTTCCTGGGGTCAGAGGAAAACTGTATTGTTGAAAGG AAAGAAGTGACCATAATGGTGAGGACACAATGGATGTCTATGTTTAAAACTCTGTGCTTCTGTCTTCTTGGAATGAGGATCCTAAAATGCCTAGTCACAGCTTCAGATATTGTAAG GTGGGTGAAACAAGGTCTCCTTCCCTATATGCAGGTGTCAACAACACTGCCAGCCAATATGAAGTTTTGTTTTCTTGACAACAATGCCTTTCAAACAAAA GTGCCACGTGTGGATAAAATGTACAAAACCACACAGAAACTACTTGATTATCTTGAACTGAGGGATGTCCAAATTCAAGTACCAACACCTGTTCTGATTAGCAAGTTTATTGTTCTTCTAAATCTGCCAG CGGAGTTGCATGGTTTCTGCCAGAGATTGCACATGATGAGAGTGGAGAAAATCAAAGAACAAGAGGGGATAGAGATCTGTGAGAGCAACGAAGTCCTGGCCATGATGTGCATCATTACAACGCTACAGCTGATGCTGGGCCTGAACGATAGAATGGAATG GGAGCTTTCCAAATGTGCTAAACAGATAATGGAGATTCCTGGCTTTG AGCACCGCCTGTTTTGCTGGGACCAGTGGGTGTCCTACACCACCGACCATAAACTGAGTGGTACCTACTCCTGTGTCCTGACCGCACAGTT TGATCCTAGATCAGTCAAAGATATAGACAGATATGTGGAGGAATTGAAATCCCTGAAGAAAAATGTCAGAAAGATGAACGACAATTGTAGAA AGAGATGTGAAAATAGACTAGTGAGAGAGGAAACCATATCTGCTATTAAAAGACCAATTAATCTACTTTTGGAGAAAGTGAAAGAGAAGGAGAAAAGACATCCCAAGCCTGGCAGTGGGAGGGAGTCCATGGCAGCTG AACTGTTAGAGAAGGATCCAATGGGGTATTTCATGGGGGAGTATGATGAGAAATTAATGGCTGAAAGTGAACCAGAGACCATTTCATTTAAACCATGCAGCCTGAAGTACATCACACAACCCAGGTCGTTTGTCCAGGAGTTGGAGAACTGTGGATTAGATGAGAGCACCATCTACAGTTCCTGCTTAGAAAGTTCAGATGAAGATGATAATAAAGAAAGTGACAATGAAAAATGTGACGAAAATGATGAGGATTTTCACCAGTTGTCAAGTAGCAGGAGAAGAAACAAGAAAGAGAAGAAGACGAGAGTGAGAGAAAAACTGTCCAGAATAGTTGATTTAAACCAATCGGGAAATGAAAagtttgataagaaaaaactcTTAGAGATTTCAGATATTGTCCTAAGTGTGCATAAGAACTTTCCACTGGTCGATCCAATGAATGCCTCTACCAACCAGAGCGCTTCTCTTCAGTGGCTGATACAAATTTGTGCAGAAGTAATTCAGTGTTCAGTGGAAGTTTTACAGTCAGAGCTGGTGAGGTTTCAGATCTCCATGTTTGGTGAAGATGACACATTACAGACAAACCGCAGAGAATTTTTGCAAGATGTCGCAAATCAAACATAG